From ANME-2 cluster archaeon, one genomic window encodes:
- a CDS encoding type II toxin-antitoxin system RelE/ParE family toxin, whose translation MNYRVLIPKPVQKQLDGLPDAVYDRIIKKIKMLEEHPRPRGCIKLKGYENDYRIRIGNYRIRYKVCDQEYILILLHCKHRKSVYKD comes from the coding sequence ATGAACTACCGGGTTTTAATCCCAAAGCCAGTACAGAAGCAACTAGATGGCCTACCAGATGCTGTCTATGACAGAATCATTAAGAAGATAAAGATGTTGGAGGAGCATCCACGTCCGCGTGGGTGTATCAAACTGAAAGGATATGAGAATGATTACCGTATCCGAATTGGCAACTATCGAATACGTTATAAAGTTTGTGACCAAGAATATATCCTAATATTGCTTCACTGCAAGCATCGTAAGAGTGTGTATAAAGACTGA
- a CDS encoding 4Fe-4S binding protein: MKITLHATPDITPRPLIAEVILETGALLNIDRADVKPKGGEVVIDVPPNECKRVVAAFEKRGATITALEQPVIKDDDECVNCGACISVCPTSVISFREDWSVQMDLDKCVQCGACVTMCPHGALTVMKS, encoded by the coding sequence AAGACCTTTGATAGCAGAGGTGATACTGGAGACCGGGGCATTGCTGAATATTGACAGGGCAGATGTGAAACCCAAAGGTGGCGAAGTTGTGATAGATGTGCCACCGAATGAATGCAAGCGGGTTGTAGCAGCTTTTGAGAAGCGCGGTGCCACCATAACAGCCCTGGAGCAGCCGGTGATCAAGGACGATGACGAGTGCGTAAATTGCGGTGCATGTATATCTGTGTGTCCTACGAGTGTGATATCCTTTAGGGAGGACTGGAGTGTGCAGATGGACCTGGATAAGTGTGTGCAGTGCGGTGCGTGTGTGACTATGTGTCCACATGGTGCGCTAACGGTCATGAAATCATAG